A window from Deltaproteobacteria bacterium encodes these proteins:
- a CDS encoding outer membrane protein transport protein, whose amino-acid sequence MTYSEMGRLLAKIDHEIKFETKGEPMKKIHKALLFISIIAAVFINTSAFATNGMRLIGFGPIQNSMGGVSVGLPLDSAAVLSNPAGMSTLPGRIDFGASYFKPSVEYKATGAAPGMVASDGKTINSDRGASPIPAFGLVMPLNDKMKFGLGAYGVSGMGVDYVSNLYSGVTYTAYSQMRFAPGLSYKINDMVSIGATVNVMYATMEFNAGGATQQPHMGASSMGYGATLGVMVKPIDMLQVGLAYETKSSFQDFSFNTPAGTDKLSFDQPQVATIGFGFKPIAPLLIGFDVQWIRWSETNGQNLPKYAQNGSGAMPWNMDWDNQMVYKLGVQYTVNPTVALRAGYNYGKMPLNKDRAFENIAFPAIAEQHFTAGIGINLTKQFTLNFGGVYSPSATLTGSNAGFPPAGQAINSYETSMSQYSIDTGLSYVF is encoded by the coding sequence ATGACATACTCAGAGATGGGCCGTTTGTTGGCAAAAATAGATCATGAAATTAAATTTGAAACAAAAGGAGAACCCATGAAGAAAATTCACAAAGCATTACTATTCATCAGCATTATTGCCGCGGTATTTATCAATACCAGCGCCTTCGCAACCAACGGGATGAGACTGATCGGCTTTGGCCCCATCCAAAATTCCATGGGAGGGGTAAGCGTAGGACTTCCGCTTGACTCCGCCGCGGTGCTCTCTAATCCCGCGGGGATGAGCACTCTGCCGGGACGGATTGATTTCGGCGCCTCGTATTTTAAGCCTTCAGTGGAATATAAAGCGACCGGAGCTGCACCGGGGATGGTCGCTTCCGATGGGAAAACGATAAATTCGGACCGGGGGGCCTCCCCGATACCGGCGTTCGGGCTGGTCATGCCGCTCAACGACAAGATGAAATTTGGCCTCGGCGCATACGGCGTCTCTGGCATGGGCGTCGATTACGTAAGCAATCTCTACAGCGGCGTTACCTACACCGCCTACTCGCAGATGCGTTTCGCGCCCGGACTTTCCTACAAGATCAACGACATGGTTTCCATCGGCGCGACCGTCAACGTAATGTACGCCACGATGGAGTTTAACGCGGGAGGCGCTACGCAGCAGCCGCACATGGGTGCCTCTTCGATGGGTTATGGGGCAACCTTAGGCGTGATGGTGAAGCCGATAGATATGCTACAGGTGGGGCTCGCGTATGAAACCAAGAGTTCGTTTCAGGACTTCTCCTTCAATACGCCGGCCGGTACCGACAAGCTCTCCTTCGATCAGCCCCAGGTCGCCACGATCGGCTTTGGATTTAAACCGATCGCACCGCTGTTGATCGGATTTGACGTCCAGTGGATCCGCTGGTCCGAGACCAACGGGCAGAATCTGCCCAAATACGCCCAGAACGGAAGCGGGGCTATGCCCTGGAACATGGACTGGGATAACCAGATGGTCTACAAGCTTGGCGTGCAATACACCGTGAATCCGACGGTAGCGCTGCGAGCCGGCTATAACTACGGCAAGATGCCACTCAACAAGGATCGAGCATTTGAAAACATCGCCTTTCCTGCAATCGCAGAGCAGCACTTCACCGCGGGGATCGGTATTAATTTAACCAAACAATTCACGTTGAACTTCGGAGGCGTGTATTCGCCCTCCGCAACACTAACGGGCTCCAACGCCGGATTTCCGCCGGCGGGCCAGGCCATCAATTCATATGAAACAAGTATGTCGCAATATTCGATCGACACGGGACTTTCATACGTATTTTAA
- a CDS encoding metalloregulator ArsR/SmtB family transcription factor codes for MKEIFELQADVCKIFANAIRIEIINILKDGEISANELIELTGLLKANLSQHMAILKAKGVILSRREGKKMYYRIANPKIIQACNLMREVLVEQIEGKRRIVSIGVKQ; via the coding sequence ATGAAAGAAATATTTGAACTCCAGGCCGACGTCTGTAAAATTTTTGCCAATGCCATTCGAATAGAAATTATAAATATACTAAAAGATGGAGAAATATCGGCGAACGAATTGATTGAACTGACAGGTTTGCTTAAAGCCAACCTCTCGCAGCACATGGCGATCCTGAAAGCAAAGGGGGTTATCTTGTCCAGGCGGGAAGGGAAAAAAATGTATTATCGCATTGCCAACCCCAAGATTATTCAGGCGTGCAATTTGATGAGGGAAGTTCTTGTGGAGCAAATCGAGGGAAAAAGACGGATTGTTTCTATAGGTGTTAAGCAATAG
- a CDS encoding lipocalin family protein → MKRILMLLCLFLTGCVGIPEHVKPVNNFNIEKYLGKWFEIARLDHSFEQGLTRVTAEYSLRDDGGVKVINRGYSSKENKWKEATGKAYFVRGTAQGYLKVSFFGPFYGSYIVFELDHENYQYSLVCGPDKSYLWLLARTTKIDQDKKNILIARAAALGFDTSKLIFIDHQ, encoded by the coding sequence ATGAAACGTATATTAATGTTATTGTGTTTGTTCTTAACTGGATGTGTTGGCATCCCTGAGCACGTAAAACCCGTTAACAACTTCAATATTGAGAAATATCTTGGGAAATGGTTCGAAATCGCGAGGTTGGATCATTCATTTGAACAGGGTCTGACCAGGGTAACAGCAGAATATAGTTTGCGGGATGACGGCGGCGTCAAAGTAATAAACCGTGGTTATTCTTCAAAAGAGAATAAATGGAAAGAAGCCACAGGGAAGGCTTATTTCGTTAGAGGAACAGCTCAAGGTTATTTGAAAGTTTCCTTCTTCGGGCCCTTCTATGGTTCTTACATTGTCTTTGAGCTCGACCATGAGAATTATCAATATTCACTCGTATGCGGCCCTGACAAATCATATCTATGGCTTCTGGCCAGAACCACCAAAATAGACCAGGATAAAAAGAATATCCTCATAGCACGAGCGGCAGCATTGGGTTTTGACACAAGCAAATTGATATTTATCGATCATCAATAG
- a CDS encoding caspase family protein: MSVYRIIFTVCFALVLSSCATTPVLTVKGDISREIKQKAPAVGKVDISPDGSYVLSGGMDSFILWDVLHGKKMQTFSHEGFMTWPIAIAFSPDGKYFASGGKGTKLWDLVTRQEIRTFDEGIGASINFSPDGKYFIRGGPPSNLASPFGTKIPTMKIFDVATGREIKDFKLQNFVQSVVYSPDGKHVLTGDSEGQMDLWDTLLGKSVRRAVVIEKKFLDPPRNVWSVSFSSDGEYALSGGQDNSVILWNAKNLTQIKKFIGHTGMNGISSVVFSPDGKYALSAGSDSKVKIWDLASGTDWKVFAGHTGMGASAKFSPDGKHVISAGDASIRIWNVSTGEEVVSMIAFEDGEWIVTTPNGYYNSSPKGDQYLKVKIGGKECSTEQLRESFYRPDLVQVAFSGGSLKKLKNVADVKPPPVVAIVDTPKSIDKSDAAITLKITDAGGGIGDIRLYLNGSAVMLDSARGVKIVASNQGEINKTYKLKLSSGVNVIKAIAFNADNTMQSTDAVHEITAAFKAIGKPSLYALVIGINDYKNPRLQLNYAVADATLFANTLKKGASALFDKVEVKKLSSKEETTRENILKELTAMQSLNPDDLFVLYVASHGTVDDGEYFLITSNVGSTRTERLKSDAIGQTVFKELIGNIPATKKLIIIDTCNAGALGEAIQVAMMTRGMSEDTAMKILSRAVGSTILSASTSIQEALEGYQGHGLFTYVLAEGLKGKADKGNTGYVRTTELADYVDNEVPTLAEKIFKKAQYPTISISGQAFPIGKVR; this comes from the coding sequence ATGTCTGTCTATCGAATAATCTTCACAGTGTGTTTTGCACTTGTTCTTTCTTCCTGTGCGACAACGCCTGTTCTTACTGTGAAGGGTGATATATCTAGGGAAATTAAGCAAAAAGCTCCCGCAGTGGGTAAAGTAGATATTTCTCCGGATGGAAGTTATGTCTTATCGGGTGGCATGGATTCTTTTATCCTTTGGGACGTTCTTCACGGGAAAAAAATGCAAACTTTCTCTCATGAAGGTTTTATGACTTGGCCAATTGCTATCGCTTTTTCACCTGATGGAAAATATTTTGCTTCCGGCGGCAAAGGGACAAAACTTTGGGATTTAGTCACAAGGCAAGAAATAAGGACATTTGATGAAGGGATAGGTGCCTCTATAAATTTTTCTCCGGACGGGAAATATTTTATACGTGGCGGCCCTCCTTCTAACTTGGCGAGTCCATTTGGTACTAAAATTCCGACCATGAAAATCTTTGATGTAGCAACAGGAAGGGAAATTAAAGATTTTAAATTACAAAACTTTGTTCAGTCTGTTGTATATTCCCCGGATGGCAAACATGTTTTAACCGGCGACAGTGAAGGTCAAATGGACTTATGGGATACATTATTGGGGAAGTCTGTAAGAAGGGCTGTAGTAATCGAAAAGAAATTTTTAGATCCCCCTCGTAATGTATGGTCTGTCTCTTTTTCTTCAGATGGTGAGTATGCCTTGTCCGGCGGACAAGATAATAGCGTTATATTGTGGAATGCAAAAAATTTAACGCAGATAAAAAAATTCATCGGACACACAGGAATGAATGGCATTAGCTCCGTAGTTTTTTCGCCGGATGGTAAATATGCTTTGTCAGCGGGCAGTGATAGTAAGGTGAAAATCTGGGATTTAGCATCTGGAACTGATTGGAAAGTTTTCGCCGGACATACCGGAATGGGTGCTTCTGCAAAATTTTCCCCCGATGGCAAACACGTCATTTCCGCAGGAGATGCTTCTATAAGAATATGGAATGTTTCCACTGGCGAGGAAGTTGTTTCCATGATTGCTTTTGAAGACGGCGAATGGATCGTTACCACACCAAATGGTTATTACAACTCCTCTCCCAAAGGCGACCAGTATCTCAAGGTGAAAATCGGCGGTAAGGAATGCAGCACAGAGCAACTGCGAGAAAGTTTCTACCGTCCCGACCTTGTCCAGGTCGCTTTTTCCGGCGGGTCTTTGAAGAAACTCAAAAACGTGGCGGATGTCAAACCGCCGCCGGTTGTGGCGATAGTGGATACGCCCAAAAGTATTGACAAAAGCGATGCCGCCATCACTTTGAAAATCACCGATGCCGGCGGCGGGATTGGCGATATAAGACTGTATCTGAATGGTTCCGCCGTGATGCTGGACAGTGCCCGAGGCGTAAAAATCGTCGCGTCCAATCAGGGCGAAATCAATAAAACCTATAAACTGAAACTTTCCAGTGGTGTGAACGTCATCAAGGCCATTGCCTTTAATGCCGACAATACGATGCAGAGCACAGACGCTGTTCATGAAATAACAGCAGCATTCAAAGCCATCGGCAAACCTTCTCTTTATGCCCTGGTCATTGGCATTAACGACTATAAAAACCCTAGACTTCAACTTAATTATGCCGTAGCCGATGCAACTCTATTTGCCAATACCCTAAAGAAAGGCGCTTCAGCTCTTTTTGACAAGGTAGAAGTAAAAAAGCTTTCTTCCAAAGAAGAGACGACAAGGGAAAACATCTTGAAAGAACTTACGGCCATGCAGTCTTTAAATCCGGATGACCTGTTTGTCTTATATGTGGCCAGCCATGGCACAGTGGACGATGGAGAATATTTTCTCATCACCTCAAATGTAGGATCAACACGGACGGAGAGACTCAAGAGCGACGCCATTGGTCAGACGGTATTCAAGGAACTTATCGGTAATATCCCGGCCACAAAAAAGCTGATCATCATTGACACCTGCAATGCGGGCGCTTTGGGTGAGGCAATCCAGGTGGCAATGATGACGCGCGGCATGAGCGAGGACACGGCGATGAAGATCCTGAGCCGGGCAGTGGGATCAACCATCCTTTCGGCATCTACTTCCATTCAGGAAGCCTTGGAAGGCTATCAGGGTCACGGATTGTTTACTTACGTGCTGGCAGAAGGATTGAAGGGAAAAGCCGACAAGGGGAATACCGGTTATGTGAGGACAACAGAACTTGCCGATTATGTGGACAATGAAGTGCCGACCCTTGCCGAGAAGATATTCAAGAAAGCTCAGTATCCCACGATATCAATAAGCGGGCAGGCCTTCCCGATTGGAAAGGTGAGGTAA
- a CDS encoding (deoxy)nucleoside triphosphate pyrophosphohydrolase, with amino-acid sequence MKKVTAAILVHNGKILIAKRKKNDPLKGKWEFPGGTVEYGETPEKCLRREIKEELDIDIDVGEFFGESIYQYDYGSIQLLAYRAYWITGEIGLMEHDDYEWVHIDRLNQYDLAPADIPLAEKIMKYDSLDFSTY; translated from the coding sequence ATGAAAAAAGTAACGGCAGCAATATTAGTGCATAATGGGAAGATACTGATTGCCAAAAGGAAGAAAAATGACCCATTGAAAGGAAAATGGGAATTTCCGGGAGGCACAGTAGAATATGGAGAAACTCCCGAAAAGTGCCTCAGGAGGGAAATAAAGGAAGAACTGGATATTGATATTGATGTCGGCGAATTTTTTGGCGAGAGCATCTATCAATATGACTATGGCTCCATTCAATTATTGGCATACAGGGCCTACTGGATAACTGGCGAAATAGGACTAATGGAGCACGACGATTACGAATGGGTTCATATAGACCGTCTTAACCAGTATGATTTGGCCCCTGCTGATATACCCCTTGCCGAGAAAATAATGAAATATGATTCCCTTGACTTCTCAACTTATTAG
- a CDS encoding HIT family protein, with product MRHEDFFYNRSTQYIESVDAELYEEISDVVFCEESKGGAILENEYAVAVLDGFPVSDGHTLVIPKRHFADYFDITEKEQQAINNLIRVRRKWLLEEDKTVLGFNVGVNAGAAAGQTVWHCHIHLIPRRHGDTPNPRSGVRRVIPLKANYEPGK from the coding sequence ATGAGGCATGAAGATTTTTTCTATAACCGTTCCACGCAGTATATCGAGTCAGTTGATGCTGAACTTTATGAGGAAATTTCTGATGTAGTCTTCTGTGAAGAATCAAAGGGCGGAGCTATACTTGAGAATGAGTATGCCGTTGCCGTATTAGATGGGTTCCCAGTGTCCGATGGGCATACCTTGGTCATTCCCAAGAGGCACTTTGCCGATTATTTTGACATTACAGAGAAAGAGCAACAGGCCATCAATAATTTAATCCGAGTCAGGAGGAAGTGGTTGCTGGAGGAAGATAAAACCGTACTCGGATTTAATGTAGGAGTAAATGCGGGAGCAGCTGCAGGTCAAACCGTATGGCATTGCCACATCCATCTTATACCAAGAAGACATGGTGATACGCCAAATCCGAGAAGCGGCGTCAGGCGGGTTATCCCCCTGAAGGCGAACTACGAGCCAGGTAAATGA
- a CDS encoding pyridoxal-phosphate dependent enzyme, with the protein MESATWNKPVIFDEFPKLRELPWLRIGNMPTPVEEVPALAEKLGTGRMFIKRDDKTNAVYGGNKVRKLEFILADVVRQGLGSMLTIGGIGSNHLLATTVHGNSQGLKTHGIVMPQPVTPHVKKSLLLYAHFGTALHLVEGDANLPGELSRLLDENAVKGNPMYFVPAGGSSPLGTIGYVEAAFELRRQIGEGLLPEPDYIFVPCGSGGTAAGLNLGARVAGLNSRVVSVQVTDLATAFLVSQLATITSTKLHLMDRSFPKNIFLPKDLDHRDKFYGGMYGKLTPEGQEAIKMFEEIVGLDLEGVYTGKTAAAIVDAARSGELRGKSVLYWHTFNSVSLSGVAATHSYEELPAKFHKFFTCDEHTCESA; encoded by the coding sequence ATGGAAAGCGCAACATGGAACAAACCGGTTATTTTTGATGAATTCCCAAAGCTCCGGGAGCTGCCATGGTTGCGTATCGGCAACATGCCCACGCCCGTGGAGGAAGTCCCGGCTTTGGCTGAAAAACTCGGCACAGGCCGCATGTTCATCAAGCGCGATGACAAGACCAACGCGGTTTATGGCGGCAACAAGGTTCGCAAACTCGAATTTATCTTAGCCGATGTGGTGCGGCAGGGCCTGGGCTCGATGCTGACGATAGGCGGCATCGGGTCGAACCATCTTCTCGCGACGACGGTGCACGGAAATTCGCAGGGCCTGAAGACACACGGCATCGTTATGCCGCAGCCGGTCACTCCGCACGTAAAAAAGAGTTTGCTATTGTACGCGCACTTCGGCACGGCGCTGCATCTTGTGGAGGGCGATGCGAACTTGCCCGGCGAGTTGTCGCGCCTGCTGGATGAGAACGCGGTCAAGGGCAATCCGATGTATTTTGTGCCGGCGGGCGGTTCGTCTCCACTTGGCACCATTGGCTATGTCGAGGCGGCGTTCGAGCTGCGCCGCCAGATAGGTGAGGGACTGTTGCCTGAGCCGGATTACATTTTCGTCCCATGCGGATCGGGCGGAACCGCTGCTGGACTGAACCTCGGCGCACGCGTCGCAGGGTTGAATTCGCGCGTCGTCAGCGTGCAGGTCACGGACCTCGCAACGGCGTTCCTCGTCTCACAGCTTGCCACGATAACTTCCACAAAGCTGCACCTCATGGACCGCTCTTTCCCGAAGAATATTTTTCTTCCGAAAGACCTCGACCACAGGGACAAGTTCTACGGGGGCATGTATGGGAAGTTGACGCCTGAAGGCCAGGAAGCCATAAAGATGTTTGAGGAAATCGTGGGCCTGGACCTTGAGGGGGTTTACACCGGCAAGACGGCCGCCGCCATCGTGGATGCCGCGCGTAGTGGCGAGCTCCGCGGCAAGAGCGTCCTTTATTGGCACACTTTTAATTCAGTCAGCCTTTCCGGTGTTGCGGCGACGCATTCGTACGAAGAACTCCCCGCGAAATTCCACAAGTTCTTTACCTGCGATGAGCACACCTGCGAATCCGCATGA
- a CDS encoding DnaJ domain-containing protein — MQRKDYYAILGIARDAQESEIKIAYRKLALKNHPDTNRDDPHAEDRFKEINEAYDVLSNWDKRNHYDLLRDSLTGSSPFRPSTFDRWNHPFETDSFSGFGCRGGGIGRALGRKRKTFRETGTRPAGFAPYQSDLHIHDLSLKSDEAFEGTERDIRLHIGQDTLVFTVSIPAGVENGTLLSFKRPVGENQEIELLFRVTIAE, encoded by the coding sequence ATGCAGAGAAAAGACTATTACGCAATTCTTGGGATCGCAAGAGACGCGCAAGAGAGCGAAATTAAAATCGCCTACAGGAAACTGGCCCTTAAGAATCACCCTGACACGAACAGGGATGATCCCCATGCCGAGGACCGGTTCAAGGAAATCAACGAAGCCTACGACGTTCTGAGCAATTGGGACAAACGGAATCATTACGATCTGCTCCGTGATTCCCTCACCGGAAGTTCTCCTTTCCGCCCTTCCACCTTTGATCGTTGGAACCACCCCTTTGAGACTGATTCTTTCTCGGGCTTTGGATGCAGAGGGGGAGGAATAGGGCGGGCATTGGGACGTAAGAGGAAAACCTTCCGGGAAACCGGAACACGCCCGGCTGGTTTCGCTCCCTATCAATCCGATCTCCACATCCACGATCTTTCCTTGAAATCAGACGAGGCCTTCGAGGGTACGGAGAGGGATATCCGGCTTCACATCGGCCAGGATACCCTAGTCTTCACCGTTTCCATCCCCGCTGGGGTCGAAAATGGCACCCTTCTGAGTTTCAAACGCCCCGTCGGGGAAAATCAGGAGATCGAGCTCCTGTTTCGCGTGACGATCGCGGAGTGA